The genomic segment CGCCTGACGAGTGCCGCTCCGGAGAGGCCGAGGGCGACCAGGGCCCCCGCGCCCGCCAGCGACGAGGCCACCGTGACCGGGGCGCCGTCGTCCGTCTTCGGTCCCGGCGCGGGCTCGTCGTAGCCGCCCGCCTTGCCCGACTTCTCGTACGCGGAGCCCGGCAGCTTGTCGGCGTACGCCTCCCGCACGCGCTCGCGGTAGGCGGCGACCGAGGTGCCCTTCGCGCCGACGGCACGTATCGCGTCCTTGTCGAGGGGCAGCACGCGCGCGTGAGTGCCGTCCAGGACGTACCAGGCGTTGATCTGCGGCTCGTGGAAGACGGTGCCTCCGGGAGCCTTTTTCGCGCCCACGCGCGTGTAGTGGGTCTCGTCGTCGCCGGTGGCGATGTTCACGACCTGCCAGGCGCCGCCCTGCCGGACGGTCCAGAGGGACGCCTCCTGGCCGTCCGAGGAGACCGCCTTGCTGGCGAGGAACTCCAGGCGGGCGATGGGCGCGTCCTTCTTGCCCGCGACGAAGTCCGGCGAGAGGTAGTACACGGGCACGGCCTCGCCCTCGACGCGCGGGTCGGCCGCGGCCTTGGTGACCGCTCCCTCCCTGGCGAAGAAGCGGGAGAGCGTGTCGAGGTTCTTCGGCGCCTCTGCCGCCCGGTGCGCGGCGTCCCTGGACGCGGCGGACGGCGCGGCGGGCCCGGTGTCGGCGGAGGCCGCGGGGGCGGCGAGGCCGAGGAGCAGGGTGGCGGCGGTGCCCGCGAGCGCGGCGCTCACCAGTCGGCCGGGCACGGGGCGGGAAGGGGCGAGCGGGCGGGAAGGGTGACGGGTCATCGCTCTCACGCCCCGATCCGGTAGAGCGAGTGGGTCCAGGAGAAGGTGTTGTTGTCGACGTACCAGGCGTGCGACGCCCAGTTGTAGCGGTCGCTGGAGGGCCAGGGGTCGCCCCAGTAGACCCAGCTGCTCGCGTCGTCGTAGCCGTAGAGGACGTGCATGTGGCCGCCGCCGTTGGACCACTGGATGCGGGTCTCGACCGGGCGGCCCGCGTCGATCTCGGCCTTCACGGTCGGATAGCGCAGCCATCCGGTGACGTACGAGCCGGGGTTGATGCCCGCCCAGCGCAGGCCGCTCTGCACATTGCCGAGGGTGGCCTGGTTGTTGGGGCACTCGGTGTTCTGGCTGCGCCCGAAGGCGGCGTTGCAGAACTGGTTCTGGCTGTAGCTGCGGCCCATGTAGGTCGCGATGGTGTTGCCGCCCGCGGCCCAGCACCAGTTGGTCTTCTGCTGGGCCTGCATGGTGATGTTCAGCCGCTTGGCGGCGAGAACGGACGGGTCGGTGCTCGCCGTGCGGGCCTCGGGCGCGGCCGACGTGGCGGGGGCGGGGTGGATCGGGGCCGCCGTGGCCGTGGCCACCGGCGCGGCGAACAGGGCCGCCGTGACGACGGCGAGCGCGGAAAGGCACCTCTGCCTGCCGGTGCCGCCGCTCCTGCTGTGTGGTGAGCGCATCGCGTTCCTCCCATGCGGGTGGGGTTGGAGGAGCGCGTCCGGACGCTGCGATTGAGCATCAAGTGTTGTCGGGTGCAGGTCAACACGCTTCAATGCGGAATTACTTGGGCCGTGAACGGCGGCGTACGGATGTGAACGCGGGCCGTACGTCCACCTGGCAGCCCGCCCCCACCGGCGCGAACGCCGGAACGGCAGATGTGAACGTTCACAAGAGGAGCCCGTTTTGCGGCACGGCACACCACTCGCGGCGGAACCCGGGCCCGAGGCGCCCGCGGACCTGGAGGCCGCTCTGCGCACCGGCCCCTTCCACCTCGCGCTGCGCACCGCCATCGCCGCGCGGCGCCTGCCCCTGCAGCGCATCCGCCACCATCTGGTCCGGCACGGCGTCAACGTAGGGGTGACGAGCCTCAGTTACTGGCAGCAGGGCGCCCGTCGGCCGCAGCGCCCGGAGTCCCTGCGCGCCGTACGCGCCCTGGAGGAGATCCTCCAGCTCCCGGAGGAGTCACTGATCAGGCTGCTCGTGCGCCCGGCGGAGCGCACGGACGGGGCCCGACCCGCCGCCCGCTCCTACCGCTCCCTGGTGGAGGCGTCCGACGTGCTGCGGTCCCTCCTGACCGACCTCGGCTCGCCGGTCGACGGCGGGCTGCACACCATCGGCCACCACGAACGGGTGCGGATCGGCGCGGCACGCGAGCTGCTCGGCCGCGAATCGCAGCACGTCGTGCGCGCCCACCGCGACGGCGTGGACCGCTATGTGGCCATCCACCACGGCGATCCGGGGTGTGCCCCCGACCGCGTACGGGTGCTCGCCCTGGAGAACTGCCGCACGGGCAGGGTGCGCTGGCACATGGGCACCGGGGTGCTCGTCGCCGAGCTGCTCTTCGACGCCCGGCTGCGCGCGGGCGACACGCATCTGTTCGGCTACGGCTTCGAGGACGGCACGGCCGGGGTCGCCACCGAGTACACGCGCGGCTTCACCTACGCGGGCGGGCAGTACGCGCTGCAGATCCGGTACGACGAGACGGCTCTGCCCGTACGCTGCCACCGCTTCACCCAGCAGTCGGCGGCGGCCCCGCGCGGCGGTCGGCAGGAACTGACGCTGAGCGGCAGCCACCGGTCGGTGCACACGGTCGAGCCGCAGGTGCGGGCGGGGATCCTGGGGATCGCGTGGGACTGGGAGTGACAGCCGAAGGGGCGCCAGGGTTCCTCAGGCCTTCTTCGCCGGACCCGCGATGATCTTGCCGTTGGCCACCTTCACCGGCACCTCGGGGAGCGGCTCATTGGCCGGCTCGTGCAGCACCTTGCCGTTGGTGGCGTCGAACTCACTGCCGTGACACTGGCAGATCAGCTTGTGCCCCTCCAGGTTCTGGATGGGGCAGCGCGCGTGGGTGCAGATCGTGCTGTACGCCTTGTACTCGTCGTCGGAGATCCGGCTGACCACGACATTGCTGTCCTTGTAGAGCTTCGACGCGCCCACCTTCACGTCGTCGGCCTTCCCGAGGTCCACCGGCGCGGTCGGCGCCGACCGGTTCGACCCGTCGCCGGACGAGCAGGCGGTGAGACCGAGTCCGACGGCCGGGGCGAGAGCGGCGGCCCGCAGCACGGTGCGGCGGGCGTGGGGGGTGCCGGACATGGTGTCTCCACAGGTCAGGAGGGCATCGGTGACGGATCAGACCATACCGGTGCACCGTGCTGCGACCGGGTCGGGCACGACCGTGCCCGAGTCCTGCCCGGTCCCGCACGCGGCGCCGCGCACGGCCTAGCCTGGGCGCGGCGAGCCCACCCGGACGGTGCCCGAGAGGAATGACCCGTGATTGTCGTCGCAGGAGAGGCCCTGATCGACCTCGTGCCGCAGGACGCGGGCGAGAAGCCGGACGGCGGACGGCAGGCGCCCGCGCCCGGCGCGGCCGGGGGCGCGGGGCTGCCCGCGCTCGCGCCGCGCCTCGGCGGCGGCCCGTACAACACCGCCGTGGCGCTCGGCCGGCTCGGCGCCCCCGTGGCCTTCTGCTCCCGTGTCTCCCGCGACGTGTTCGGCGAGGCACTCCTGGACGGGCTGCGGGCGGCCGGTGTCGACGTGACGCCCGTGCAGCGCGGTCCGGAGCCGACGACGCTCGCCGTCGCCTCGATCGGCGCGGACGGCTCGGCGGGTTACTCCTTCTACGTGGAGGGCACGGCCGACCGCCTCTTCGAAACGCCCGACCACGACTCCCTTCCCGACGGGGTGCGGGCGATGTCGTTCGGCACCTGCTCGCTCGTCCTTGAGCCGGGCGCGAGCGCGTACGAGGAGCTGATGCGGCGGGCGGCGGCGACCGGCGTCCTCACGGCCCTCGACCCGAACGTACGCGCGGGTCTGATCCCCGACGCGGACGCCTACCGCACCCGCTTCAAGAGCTGGCTGCCGTCGGTGACCCTGCTCAAGCTGTCGCAGGAGGACGCCGACTGGCTCGGCGGCACCCCGCACGAGTGGCTGGCCGCCGGGCCCGCGGCCGTGGTGGTCACGCACGGCGGGGACGGCCTCTCGCTGTACACACGGGACGGTACGGAGCTACGGGTGCCCGGCGAGAAGGTCGACGTGGTCGACACGATCGGCGCGGGCGACACCGTCAACGCGGCGCTGCTGCACGGCCTTCGCGCGCGGGACGCACTGTCGGACGGGGCGCTGGCCGCACTCGGCGCGGAGGGCTGGACCGACGTACTCCGGTTCGCGGCGCGCGCGGCGGCGCTCACGTGCTCCCGGGCGGGCGCGGAGCCCCCGTACGCGGCAGAGCTGGCCTGACCCCACCCATCATCGGTCGGCCCGCGTGCCGTCAGCCGTTGACGACGTGCAGGCCGCCGGGTCTGCGGCCGTTGAGCCGGTCCAGCGCGGCCGCGGTGGCGGCGTCCGCCGGTACGTAGACGATCAGACGCTGCGGGTCGGCGTCGGGCAGCGTCAGCGTCTCGTACTCCAGGCGGAGCGGGCCCGCGTCGGGGTGGATCATCCGCTGGACGCCGCTGCGCCGGGGCAGCACGGGCGCGCCGGTGATCCGGTCGGCGAAGGGCGCGCCCGCGTCGACGGTCAGCTCGTCGATGAAGCCCCGCACATGGGAGTCGTCGAGCATCGAGTCGGTCCTCAGATGTCCGACCAGGTCGTCGGCGAGCCGGTCCCACTCGGGGTGGGCGGCGCGGGCCCGCTCATCGGTGAAGACGTACCGGGCGAGGTTGGGGCGCGCGCCGTCCAGGACGCCGAGCGGTTCCGCGATCCGCCGGTAGCCCGTCGTGCAGGCCAGCACGTCCGCGAGGCGGTTCAGGAGGACGGCGGGCGTGGGCTCCATGCCGTCCAGGATGGCGCGCACGGTGGGCCGGACCGACTCGGCCGGGGCGACGGCGGCCGGGCAGCAGGGGTCCGCGCCGCTCTCCTTCTCCAGGCGGCGCAGGTGGACACGCTCCTCGACGCGCAGCCGGAGCGCGTCGGCGAGCGCGCCGAGCACCTGGGCGGAGGGGTGGCGGTCCCTGCCCTGTTCGAGCCGGGTGAGGTACTCGACGCTGATGCCGGCGAGGGTCGCGACCTCGGAGCGGCGCAGACCGGGCGTGCGGCGGCGGGGGCCGGTGGGCAGGCCGACCTCGGTGGGCGTGACGGCTTCCCGTCGCGCCCGCAGAAAGGCACCCAGCTCGTTCTCGCTCACGGCTTCTTCTCGCTCACGTTGCGAACGTACCAACGGCCGGGCTGCGGATCGTGGCCCTGTCACTACCAGCCTCGGCTCGGCCTCCCTGGCGGCCGGGCGGCGGCGCAAGGTGGGGTCATGACTGTGAAAGCGACCAGCCCCGTAGAACCGACGAACCCCGCCTCCGCCCCGGCGCTGCCACTGGCCGCCGGGGTCTGGGAGATCGAGCCCCTGCACTCCGCCGTCAACTTCTCCATCCGCCACCTCGGCATCTCCAAGGTGCGCGGCCGCTTCGCCGACGTACAGGCGAAGTTGAGGGTGGGCGAGCGTGCCGAGGACTCCTCGGTGACGGCCACCATCGCCCTCGCCTCGATCGACACGGGCAACAAGGACCGGGACGCGCACGTGGTGTCCTCGGATCTGCTCGACGTCGAGAAGCGGCCCACGATGACGTTCCGGTCGACGCGGATCGCGGGCGCGGACGAGGAGTGGGTCATGGAGGGCGAGCTGACCATCGGCGACGTGACCAGGCCGGTGACGCTGGACGTGGAGTTCGGCGGCGTCGA from the Streptomyces venezuelae genome contains:
- a CDS encoding carbohydrate kinase family protein gives rise to the protein MIVVAGEALIDLVPQDAGEKPDGGRQAPAPGAAGGAGLPALAPRLGGGPYNTAVALGRLGAPVAFCSRVSRDVFGEALLDGLRAAGVDVTPVQRGPEPTTLAVASIGADGSAGYSFYVEGTADRLFETPDHDSLPDGVRAMSFGTCSLVLEPGASAYEELMRRAAATGVLTALDPNVRAGLIPDADAYRTRFKSWLPSVTLLKLSQEDADWLGGTPHEWLAAGPAAVVVTHGGDGLSLYTRDGTELRVPGEKVDVVDTIGAGDTVNAALLHGLRARDALSDGALAALGAEGWTDVLRFAARAAALTCSRAGAEPPYAAELA
- a CDS encoding papain-like cysteine protease family protein, producing the protein MRSPHSRSGGTGRQRCLSALAVVTAALFAAPVATATAAPIHPAPATSAAPEARTASTDPSVLAAKRLNITMQAQQKTNWCWAAGGNTIATYMGRSYSQNQFCNAAFGRSQNTECPNNQATLGNVQSGLRWAGINPGSYVTGWLRYPTVKAEIDAGRPVETRIQWSNGGGHMHVLYGYDDASSWVYWGDPWPSSDRYNWASHAWYVDNNTFSWTHSLYRIGA
- a CDS encoding YceI family protein, whose amino-acid sequence is MTVKATSPVEPTNPASAPALPLAAGVWEIEPLHSAVNFSIRHLGISKVRGRFADVQAKLRVGERAEDSSVTATIALASIDTGNKDRDAHVVSSDLLDVEKRPTMTFRSTRIAGADEEWVMEGELTIGDVTRPVTLDVEFGGVEGFPGQERRHAGFEASGEIRRGDFGLDFAPGLLGDVVKIQLDMQFLEPVAER
- a CDS encoding helix-turn-helix transcriptional regulator, yielding MSENELGAFLRARREAVTPTEVGLPTGPRRRTPGLRRSEVATLAGISVEYLTRLEQGRDRHPSAQVLGALADALRLRVEERVHLRRLEKESGADPCCPAAVAPAESVRPTVRAILDGMEPTPAVLLNRLADVLACTTGYRRIAEPLGVLDGARPNLARYVFTDERARAAHPEWDRLADDLVGHLRTDSMLDDSHVRGFIDELTVDAGAPFADRITGAPVLPRRSGVQRMIHPDAGPLRLEYETLTLPDADPQRLIVYVPADAATAAALDRLNGRRPGGLHVVNG
- a CDS encoding Rieske (2Fe-2S) protein, encoding MSGTPHARRTVLRAAALAPAVGLGLTACSSGDGSNRSAPTAPVDLGKADDVKVGASKLYKDSNVVVSRISDDEYKAYSTICTHARCPIQNLEGHKLICQCHGSEFDATNGKVLHEPANEPLPEVPVKVANGKIIAGPAKKA